From one Lemur catta isolate mLemCat1 chromosome 5, mLemCat1.pri, whole genome shotgun sequence genomic stretch:
- the LOC123638407 gene encoding histone H4, which yields MSGRGKGGKGLGKGGAKRHRKVLRDNIQGITKPAIRRLARRGGVKRISGLIYEETRGVLKVFLENVIRDAVTYTEHAKRKTVTAMDVVYALKRQGRTLYGFGG from the coding sequence ATGTCTGGACGTGGCAAAGGCGGCAAGGGACTAGGCAAAGGGGGCGCTAAGCGTCATCGTAAGGTGCTGCGCGACAACATTCAGGGAATTACCAAACCTGCTATCCGCCGTCTTGCTCGGCGTGGCGGTGTCAAGCGCATTTCTGGTCTTATTTATGAGGAAACTCGCGGCGTTTTGAAGGTTTTCTTGGAGAATGTTATCCGTGACGCTGTCACCTACACGGAGCATGCGAAGCGGAAGACGGTGACTGCCATGGATGTGGTGTACGCTCTTAAGCGTCAGGGGCGCACTCTGTACGGCTTCGGCGGTTGA